In Sphingobacterium zeae, one genomic interval encodes:
- a CDS encoding SusC/RagA family TonB-linked outer membrane protein translates to MYMIKKRYLDRLILLGWSCACYSFAFGQDKVLSPSDSLKLQIGTSKLDSIFQIKTSQVNPIEIKKQALLPYSSLQQYLKGNNTGLYVTEPSGESGTKQPMYFRGISRPLFSDIDVFQNQPLVVVDGIPLVGEHPFAYAVQTYNLERIGPATNLFANINIDMVKSIEVLKDVAAVAMYGPNAANGAIVVCTKEYKADKSNRIAINMYTGLAERPHVTTINGEYENKFRKQFYDLYTSNGQYDDGDSYPVYLSDSLNMNYFGRSDWTDSYYNSGLVYNLNANLSGGGPRANFQFAAGSTQDKGVSDQVKLNKYYALFGLNMRPMTWLTFSMQANITRLDRNRNLNLRDRFAQLAYFPDLSAPLSPNKEVYNEYLSYYKKGFDNNKTNVVQGYGKLQFDFGNFHFLSTGMLDYNEGYRDQFYHSKLMESNNFASNYYGYNQRAVFDNKALYDWNINESHTLNLLVGNSLQWDTYRYNYAYAYKGVNDFIKVNLLEDDALKSNYLEATAYPKALIFKFLDRIRHNLVSFYGKATYNYEDKVETSLLLRSDGSSNAQPDARWIFTPSLSVNWNIKNSYFTTNTDLKDLTARFSVGRIGLNNVFDDFAQGPNYVAQMGFTGNQLIAGYNAIAGLVRPYESGWVGYHIPWAYIDQGNLGLDYANTQKNFYVSLDVYLKQTKNQLINIPSYSEYGYKSSYAAGMNVQNIGAELTVGLNPIQSDNFKWSTALNVSHNQNKLKALPNGLDRLVIGNNLLEVGKPLDQYWLLSNDGIYKTDADVPQGMTYNAIQLHAGDPIWKDLNGDNMINDEDRKLQGHRLPAVFGNWYNNFVFGKWDLGVNMYYNLGRELINQEMANRFDFINNEGAKSLDAIKEITYWEKRGDYGKYPLYNPWSTVIAYQADQDLFLENASFLKIRAITLGYNLTSLLSGRNQAIKNAYAYVSANNVATITSYSGVDPEIVDYTGYDIGSKMRIPRIYTVGIKVDF, encoded by the coding sequence ATGTACATGATTAAAAAGAGGTATTTGGATAGGCTTATTCTTTTAGGGTGGTCCTGTGCCTGTTATTCTTTTGCTTTTGGTCAAGATAAGGTGTTATCACCATCCGATAGTCTTAAGCTTCAGATTGGAACTTCAAAATTGGATTCAATATTTCAGATTAAGACTAGCCAAGTAAATCCAATAGAAATAAAAAAACAGGCGTTATTACCTTATTCTTCCCTGCAGCAATATCTCAAAGGAAATAATACGGGGCTTTATGTAACTGAACCTTCCGGGGAATCGGGCACCAAGCAGCCCATGTACTTTCGAGGCATCTCGAGGCCGTTGTTTTCCGATATTGACGTATTTCAAAATCAGCCATTGGTTGTTGTAGATGGAATTCCTTTGGTCGGAGAACACCCTTTTGCTTACGCCGTACAAACGTATAATCTCGAGCGTATTGGGCCTGCGACCAATCTATTTGCAAATATTAATATCGATATGGTAAAGTCTATTGAAGTATTAAAAGATGTCGCTGCGGTGGCGATGTATGGTCCTAATGCTGCAAATGGAGCTATCGTCGTTTGTACGAAAGAGTATAAAGCCGATAAAAGCAACCGCATAGCGATCAACATGTATACGGGATTGGCTGAGCGTCCACATGTCACAACGATCAATGGTGAATACGAAAACAAATTCAGAAAGCAATTTTATGATTTATATACCTCCAATGGCCAGTATGATGATGGAGATTCTTATCCAGTGTATTTGAGTGACTCGCTTAATATGAATTATTTTGGGAGATCCGATTGGACCGATTCTTACTACAATAGTGGTTTAGTATACAATTTGAATGCAAATTTATCCGGTGGTGGGCCACGTGCAAATTTTCAATTTGCAGCGGGCTCAACACAGGATAAGGGTGTGTCCGACCAGGTAAAATTGAATAAGTATTATGCTTTGTTTGGCCTGAATATGCGGCCGATGACTTGGTTAACGTTCTCTATGCAGGCAAATATCACTCGGCTTGATCGAAATCGCAACCTGAATCTGCGGGATAGATTTGCCCAGTTGGCCTATTTCCCAGATTTGTCTGCGCCTTTGTCACCTAATAAGGAGGTCTACAACGAGTATCTGAGCTATTATAAAAAAGGCTTTGATAATAACAAGACGAACGTTGTGCAGGGGTATGGAAAGCTGCAATTTGATTTTGGAAATTTTCATTTTCTTTCAACAGGAATGCTCGATTATAATGAGGGGTATCGGGATCAATTCTACCACAGTAAGTTGATGGAATCCAATAATTTTGCCTCAAATTACTATGGTTATAATCAGCGGGCGGTATTTGACAATAAAGCTCTTTATGACTGGAATATTAATGAAAGCCATACGTTAAACCTATTGGTTGGCAATAGTTTGCAATGGGATACTTATCGCTACAACTATGCTTATGCTTATAAAGGTGTAAATGATTTTATTAAGGTGAATCTGTTGGAAGACGATGCGCTGAAATCAAATTATCTCGAAGCGACGGCGTATCCGAAAGCGCTTATCTTTAAGTTTTTAGATCGCATCCGTCATAATCTGGTCTCATTTTATGGAAAAGCAACTTACAATTATGAGGATAAGGTCGAAACATCGCTATTGCTTCGCTCTGACGGATCCTCTAATGCGCAACCGGATGCCCGCTGGATTTTTACGCCGTCCTTGTCGGTAAATTGGAATATTAAAAATAGCTACTTTACGACCAATACTGACCTGAAGGATCTTACCGCCCGTTTTAGTGTCGGACGTATCGGCCTAAACAATGTGTTTGATGATTTTGCGCAAGGGCCTAATTATGTCGCTCAAATGGGATTTACGGGAAATCAGCTTATTGCTGGCTATAATGCGATTGCAGGGTTGGTACGGCCGTATGAATCGGGGTGGGTTGGTTATCATATTCCATGGGCTTATATAGACCAGGGTAATTTGGGTTTGGACTATGCGAATACACAAAAAAATTTTTATGTTTCACTGGATGTTTATTTGAAACAGACAAAGAACCAGCTAATTAATATTCCTTCATATAGCGAGTATGGCTATAAATCGAGCTATGCAGCTGGGATGAATGTGCAGAATATCGGTGCTGAATTGACTGTTGGACTAAATCCAATTCAATCCGATAATTTTAAGTGGTCCACAGCGCTCAATGTATCCCATAATCAGAATAAATTGAAGGCATTACCGAACGGTCTCGATAGGCTGGTTATCGGTAATAATCTTTTGGAGGTTGGCAAACCATTAGACCAATATTGGCTGCTTTCCAACGATGGTATTTACAAAACTGATGCTGATGTGCCTCAGGGAATGACTTATAATGCGATTCAATTGCATGCAGGTGATCCGATATGGAAGGATCTAAATGGTGACAATATGATCAACGATGAAGATCGGAAACTGCAGGGCCATCGCTTGCCTGCTGTTTTTGGCAATTGGTACAACAATTTTGTCTTTGGCAAATGGGACCTGGGGGTGAACATGTATTATAATCTTGGTCGGGAACTCATCAATCAGGAAATGGCCAATCGTTTTGATTTTATCAATAATGAAGGTGCGAAAAGCCTAGACGCAATCAAGGAGATCACCTATTGGGAAAAAAGAGGGGATTATGGCAAATATCCCTTGTATAATCCTTGGAGTACGGTTATTGCTTATCAGGCCGATCAAGACCTTTTCCTAGAAAATGCCTCCTTTCTTAAAATACGGGCGATCACGCTGGGCTATAACTTAACATCTCTTTTATCAGGCCGGAATCAA
- a CDS encoding phosphocholine-specific phospholipase C, which yields MDSRRDFIKKASFLAGAFGLQSVMPDAIQRALAIEPVAGSTFLDAEHIVLLMQENRSFDHSFGTLRGVRGFNDPRAIKLPDGNPVWLQSSAAGKTYSPFRLDIKNSNAAWTGNLPHSWENQMAARNQGKHDNWIEAKRPGGKVLKEIPLTMGYYTREDIPFYYALADAFTICDQHFCSSITGTTTNRHFFWTGTCVPHKGAKPLVRNSDIYFNRWAHWKTFPERLEEAGISWKVYQNEVSIESGLDGEDLLGNFTDNNLEWFAQYHIEFKQSHLDFMRKRVAELPAEIQELEKALANNTTESVQKTRNKLKQKQEQLNSYQKHLARLTEHAFQQLPEEQRALHERAFQTNEGDPFYRETSVVTHEGEKITVPKGDVLHQFRHDVKSGKLPAVSWLVAPQSFSDHPSAPMYGAWYVSELLNILTENPEIWKKTIFILNYDENDGYFDHIPPFVAPNPADSRSGKTSPELDYSGEYVSLAQELADGEEKDNATEGPVGLGYRVPLIVASPWSKGGWVNSEICDITSTIQFMEHFFEKKLGKQVKEENISSWRRAITGDLTSVFRKAEGSNTVDLPFLDRNQQIYAIDQAKSKPLPNNFHVWSKEDAAGLRSKGHSTLLARQEKGQKNSSALAYELYVKDSFAKEHNQIHLTLEVGNKVFGSKSLNSPFNVYSGPSYKEGVKFWPFAVVAGQELSFDWNLADFKDGHYDLTVYGPNGFMRGFKGQEEPLSVQATYEIGRKGHLTGNLVLEVRNHGKKSFRVHVEDNAYSTWKKSIVLVAGKSTKWIVESHKIHGWYDITVHAENTKFVRQFAGRVETGNHSKTDPQLG from the coding sequence ATGGATAGCAGAAGAGATTTTATAAAGAAGGCATCCTTTTTAGCCGGAGCTTTTGGTTTGCAAAGTGTCATGCCAGATGCGATACAGCGTGCCCTGGCAATTGAACCTGTAGCAGGAAGTACCTTTTTAGATGCCGAACATATTGTCTTATTAATGCAAGAGAATCGTTCTTTTGACCATAGTTTTGGAACACTTCGTGGGGTTCGTGGATTTAATGATCCACGGGCGATTAAACTGCCTGATGGCAATCCCGTATGGCTGCAGTCGTCGGCTGCGGGTAAGACCTATTCGCCGTTTCGACTGGATATCAAAAATTCAAATGCTGCCTGGACCGGGAATCTACCACATTCCTGGGAAAATCAGATGGCAGCCCGTAATCAGGGAAAACATGATAACTGGATCGAAGCGAAGCGTCCAGGAGGAAAGGTCCTGAAAGAGATTCCTTTGACGATGGGTTATTATACGCGTGAGGATATTCCTTTTTATTATGCATTAGCTGATGCCTTTACCATCTGTGACCAGCACTTCTGTTCCTCTATCACAGGTACAACAACCAATAGGCATTTCTTCTGGACTGGGACCTGTGTGCCACATAAAGGGGCGAAGCCATTGGTGCGGAATTCAGATATCTATTTTAACCGTTGGGCGCACTGGAAGACTTTTCCTGAGCGTTTGGAGGAAGCGGGGATCTCCTGGAAAGTCTACCAGAATGAAGTGAGCATAGAAAGTGGCTTAGACGGTGAGGATCTGTTGGGAAATTTTACAGACAATAATTTGGAATGGTTTGCGCAATATCATATTGAATTCAAGCAAAGCCATCTTGATTTTATGCGGAAACGTGTCGCGGAATTACCAGCGGAGATTCAAGAACTTGAGAAAGCATTAGCGAATAATACTACCGAGAGCGTACAAAAAACGCGGAATAAACTCAAGCAGAAGCAGGAACAGCTGAATAGCTACCAAAAACATTTGGCACGTCTTACGGAGCATGCTTTTCAGCAGCTTCCTGAAGAGCAGCGTGCTTTGCATGAACGTGCATTTCAAACGAATGAGGGGGACCCCTTCTATCGGGAGACAAGCGTGGTGACACATGAGGGTGAAAAGATTACCGTTCCTAAGGGCGATGTACTCCACCAATTTAGACATGATGTGAAGTCAGGGAAGTTACCTGCCGTGTCGTGGCTTGTAGCACCACAAAGCTTTTCAGATCATCCGAGCGCGCCCATGTATGGAGCTTGGTATGTGTCGGAGCTATTGAATATTTTGACAGAAAATCCGGAAATCTGGAAGAAGACCATTTTTATTTTGAACTATGATGAGAACGATGGTTACTTTGATCATATTCCTCCTTTTGTAGCACCTAATCCAGCAGATAGTCGTTCTGGAAAAACTTCTCCGGAATTAGATTATAGTGGAGAATATGTGAGTTTAGCACAGGAGCTTGCCGATGGTGAAGAAAAAGATAATGCAACGGAGGGCCCAGTGGGGCTTGGTTACCGCGTCCCTTTGATTGTGGCTTCCCCTTGGTCTAAAGGCGGATGGGTCAATTCGGAAATCTGTGATATCACGTCGACGATTCAATTTATGGAGCATTTTTTCGAGAAAAAGTTGGGTAAGCAGGTTAAAGAGGAAAATATAAGCTCTTGGCGCCGGGCCATTACAGGTGACTTGACATCGGTATTTCGGAAAGCTGAAGGATCGAATACAGTTGATTTGCCTTTCCTCGATCGGAATCAGCAGATCTATGCGATTGATCAGGCGAAATCGAAACCACTACCCAATAATTTTCACGTTTGGTCGAAAGAGGATGCCGCAGGATTGCGGTCTAAAGGTCATTCCACTTTACTGGCAAGACAGGAGAAAGGTCAGAAAAACTCCAGCGCACTCGCTTACGAGCTTTATGTCAAAGACTCTTTTGCTAAGGAACACAATCAGATTCATCTGACACTAGAAGTTGGCAATAAGGTATTTGGTAGTAAATCGCTAAACAGTCCATTTAATGTCTATAGTGGACCGAGCTATAAGGAAGGTGTGAAATTTTGGCCATTTGCAGTTGTCGCGGGTCAGGAACTAAGCTTTGACTGGAATCTTGCCGATTTTAAAGATGGGCATTACGATCTGACCGTATATGGCCCAAATGGGTTTATGCGGGGATTTAAAGGACAGGAGGAGCCATTGTCTGTTCAAGCAACTTATGAAATCGGGAGGAAAGGACACTTAACGGGCAATCTTGTATTGGAGGTTCGTAATCACGGGAAAAAATCATTCCGTGTACATGTAGAAGATAATGCTTATAGTACATGGAAGAAATCGATAGTACTTGTTGCCGGTAAATCTACGAAGTGGATTGTAGAATCTCATAAAATTCATGGGTGGTATGATATTACGGTACATGCTGAGAATACCAAATTTGTGCGTCAGTTTGCGGGTCGTGTGGAAACGGGCAATCATTCGAAAACTGATCCACAATTGGGATAA
- a CDS encoding LacI family DNA-binding transcriptional regulator has product MAKSIKEIAQELNVSKSTVSLVINHKAERARISKELESRVLAYVEKVGYKPNALAKSLATGRSNTIGLIVENIGDSFFGPFALYVEELFRKKGYHVLYSSTLGDSQNARDIIDSMLEKKVEGIILAPTVDLEAYQRKILEHRVPLVVFDRNSPAVETHYVHIDNDVSAKKACDHLKSIGCQDFGLVTIDSDQPQMLARKGAYLDFCDTYGIEPRILQLPYQELKKKGTHMLKNWAAKQAGLDGLFFTTNYLCILGLKALRPADENHYSFPMLSFDDHELFDILNPKISCIQQPLEPLAKTCVKVLLKEIEQGISAPKEYIISTKLIRR; this is encoded by the coding sequence ATGGCCAAATCAATTAAAGAAATTGCACAGGAACTCAATGTTTCTAAATCCACTGTTTCATTAGTCATTAATCACAAAGCCGAGCGAGCTCGCATTAGCAAGGAATTGGAAAGCCGCGTACTTGCATATGTTGAAAAAGTTGGTTATAAGCCTAATGCGCTTGCAAAGAGTTTAGCAACAGGGCGATCAAATACCATTGGTCTTATCGTGGAAAATATTGGGGATTCTTTTTTTGGGCCATTTGCTTTGTATGTAGAGGAATTATTCCGAAAAAAAGGGTATCACGTCCTCTACAGTAGTACCCTTGGAGATTCACAAAATGCGCGGGATATCATCGATTCGATGTTGGAAAAGAAAGTGGAGGGTATTATTTTGGCTCCGACAGTAGATCTGGAAGCATATCAGCGCAAAATATTGGAACATAGGGTTCCACTAGTAGTTTTTGATAGAAATTCTCCAGCGGTGGAGACCCACTATGTGCACATTGATAATGACGTTAGTGCAAAAAAAGCCTGCGATCATTTGAAATCTATCGGTTGCCAAGATTTTGGATTAGTAACCATCGATTCCGATCAGCCGCAAATGTTGGCGCGTAAAGGTGCCTATTTGGATTTTTGTGATACCTACGGTATAGAGCCTCGTATCCTGCAATTACCCTATCAAGAACTGAAGAAAAAGGGAACGCATATGTTGAAAAATTGGGCCGCGAAGCAGGCTGGATTAGATGGTCTCTTTTTTACGACAAATTATCTGTGTATCCTCGGGTTGAAAGCACTGCGGCCAGCGGATGAAAATCACTATTCCTTCCCGATGCTTTCTTTTGATGATCATGAGTTGTTTGATATTTTAAACCCCAAAATTTCCTGTATACAACAGCCATTAGAACCTCTGGCTAAAACATGTGTGAAAGTTTTGTTGAAGGAGATAGAACAGGGGATATCAGCTCCTAAAGAATATATTATTTCAACCAAATTGATCCGGAGGTAG
- a CDS encoding basic secretory protein-like protein — MNLKNLKVAAILFGLLYSSGIFAQDNWKHTENDRKVAVDVDSISKGGFTLIWINKDKGFSPSLKDRLISAYFENYPKLAKKYNKKTIKKVSFVIDPDYKGVAATAGGIVRYSPAWFAKNPGDIDVVTHEVMHIVQAYPDGAGPWWITEGIADFVRFDDGLDNAGANWKLPDYNEKQKYTDSYRVTARFLYWINTHVKKDFVKKLDAAMRSKSYNDSFWKAQTGKTIDELWTDYSKNPKI; from the coding sequence ATGAACTTAAAAAACTTAAAAGTCGCTGCTATCCTATTTGGATTGTTGTATTCAAGTGGGATTTTCGCGCAGGACAACTGGAAGCATACTGAAAATGACCGTAAGGTTGCGGTGGATGTGGATAGTATCAGCAAAGGTGGCTTTACATTGATTTGGATTAATAAGGACAAAGGTTTTAGTCCATCGTTAAAAGATCGACTCATTTCGGCTTATTTTGAAAACTACCCCAAACTAGCGAAGAAGTATAATAAAAAGACTATAAAAAAGGTCTCTTTTGTTATTGATCCGGACTATAAAGGTGTAGCAGCGACCGCGGGTGGGATTGTTCGTTATAGTCCAGCCTGGTTTGCTAAAAATCCAGGGGATATTGACGTGGTTACCCATGAGGTCATGCATATTGTCCAAGCATACCCCGATGGGGCGGGCCCGTGGTGGATTACGGAGGGGATAGCCGATTTTGTTCGATTTGATGATGGCCTAGATAATGCAGGGGCAAACTGGAAGCTGCCAGATTATAACGAAAAGCAGAAATACACCGATTCTTATCGTGTTACTGCTAGATTTCTCTATTGGATCAATACGCATGTAAAAAAAGACTTTGTTAAAAAATTGGATGCGGCAATGCGTAGCAAAAGCTATAACGATTCATTCTGGAAAGCACAAACTGGAAAGACGATCGATGAGCTTTGGACGGATTACAGTAAAAATCCTAAAATATAA
- a CDS encoding SusD/RagB family nutrient-binding outer membrane lipoprotein → MKKLCIYIAMGSLISLASCSKFDEINTNPETPVQVNSSMLATRIILNLANQPTQKSFMQPYLLTKEIAWTELVEGYQYNGFGEGGISMNAINDAHFMGQYAATDVLANSYNGLMYFARAVKFYEATMSVGDVPYKEALKGESDKTYFPKYDTQKEVFLGILNELEKADQLFASGAKFAGDPLYGGDITKWRKLVNSFALNVLIQLSKKEADADLNLKGRFQSILSNKPIFTANADNFQLVRSDKSGQTYPFYKISNSFVIYPVVSTEIIDRLKQYQDRRLFFYANPSALQIANGKQASDFNAYVGIDPSLAFGDIADLKKKNDYSKLNDRYTELVSGEPTQQYSYAHLCFVVAEAAARGWVTESSVNWYKKGIEAAMKFIADNTPNTSQYTHNMPLDGAYIASAIDSYGNQFPTAKEGQIEAIMTQKYLASFLQGRINPYYDYRRTGYPKWKINPASSLNADDPTKIPVRWRYPASEYNYNGQNLDEALARQFGGKDEINQLMWLLK, encoded by the coding sequence ATGAAAAAATTGTGTATATATATCGCCATGGGGAGTTTAATCTCATTAGCGAGTTGTTCAAAATTTGATGAGATAAACACGAATCCTGAAACTCCTGTACAAGTGAATTCTTCCATGCTAGCGACGCGTATTATTCTGAATTTGGCAAATCAGCCGACACAAAAATCATTTATGCAGCCCTATTTGTTAACGAAGGAGATTGCATGGACGGAATTGGTTGAGGGGTATCAATATAATGGATTCGGTGAAGGAGGTATATCAATGAACGCAATCAATGATGCTCACTTCATGGGACAGTATGCTGCAACAGATGTGTTGGCAAATTCCTACAATGGGTTAATGTATTTTGCCAGAGCTGTGAAATTTTATGAGGCGACAATGAGTGTAGGTGATGTGCCTTACAAAGAAGCTTTAAAAGGGGAATCAGACAAAACATATTTTCCAAAATATGATACTCAAAAAGAGGTCTTTTTGGGCATACTTAACGAGCTAGAGAAAGCGGACCAGCTCTTTGCAAGCGGAGCAAAATTTGCGGGCGATCCCTTGTACGGCGGAGACATAACAAAATGGAGAAAGCTCGTCAACAGTTTTGCGTTAAATGTACTGATTCAACTGAGCAAGAAGGAAGCTGATGCAGACTTAAATTTAAAGGGACGATTTCAATCGATTCTATCGAACAAGCCTATATTCACTGCGAATGCGGATAATTTTCAGTTAGTACGCTCAGATAAAAGTGGTCAAACCTATCCTTTTTACAAAATCAGTAATAGTTTTGTTATTTATCCCGTTGTGTCTACGGAGATTATCGATCGTTTGAAGCAATATCAAGATAGACGGCTATTTTTCTATGCAAATCCGTCAGCTTTACAAATTGCCAATGGCAAACAAGCGAGTGATTTCAATGCGTATGTTGGTATTGATCCATCCTTGGCGTTTGGCGATATTGCGGACTTGAAGAAGAAAAACGATTATTCTAAATTAAATGACCGCTATACCGAGCTCGTAAGTGGCGAACCAACACAACAATATAGCTATGCGCATCTATGTTTTGTAGTTGCTGAAGCAGCTGCAAGAGGATGGGTTACAGAGTCTTCAGTCAATTGGTATAAAAAAGGCATTGAAGCAGCGATGAAATTCATTGCGGACAACACCCCAAATACGAGCCAATACACACACAATATGCCTTTGGATGGGGCCTATATTGCCAGTGCTATTGATTCTTATGGGAATCAATTCCCTACAGCTAAAGAAGGACAGATTGAGGCAATTATGACGCAAAAGTATTTAGCTAGCTTCTTGCAAGGACGAATAAATCCTTACTATGATTATCGTCGTACAGGTTATCCAAAATGGAAAATCAACCCCGCATCCAGTTTAAATGCCGATGATCCAACCAAAATACCTGTTCGTTGGCGTTATCCAGCCAGTGAGTATAACTATAACGGACAAAATCTGGATGAAGCACTAGCCCGCCAATTCGGGGGTAAGGATGAAATAAACCAATTGATGTGGCTTTTGAAATAG